A stretch of the Oxyura jamaicensis isolate SHBP4307 breed ruddy duck chromosome 4, BPBGC_Ojam_1.0, whole genome shotgun sequence genome encodes the following:
- the JADE1 gene encoding protein Jade-1 isoform X1 — MKRRRLPSSSEDSDDNGSLSTWSQHSRSRRRRTSCSRHEDRKPSEVFRTDLITAMKLHDSFQLNPDEYYVLADPWRQEWEKGVQVPVSPGTIPEPVARIVSETKAVTFTRPRKYIASSGSEPPELGYVDIRALADSVCRYDLNDVDVAWLQLANEEFKEMGMPELDEYTMERVIEEFEQRCYDNMNHAIETEEGLGIEYDEDVVCDVCQSPDGEDGNEMVFCDKCNICVHQACYGILKVPEGSWLCRTCALGVQPKCLLCPKKGGAMKPTRSGTKWVHVSCALWIPEVSIGSPEKMEPITKVSHIPSSRWALVCSLCSEKVGASIQCSVKNCRTAFHVTCAFDRGLEMKTILAENDEVKFKSYCPKHSSTKKADDETFSESLGQENGNVIQDSSLPAHIDPFHSMDQNQEEAHRVSLRKQKLQQLEDEFYTFVESSEVAKVLRLPEEPVGFLYEYWKLKRKANFNKPLITPKKDEEDNLAKREQDVLFRRLQLFTHLRQDLERVRNLTYMVTRREKIKRSVCKVQEQIFNIYAKQLEQERISGVPSSFSSMENVVLFKSPSLGPDAPKIEDLKWHSAFFRKQMGTSLTHSLKKTHKRDRVRNSSGNDSKSMLRQPSQREGGAAPGSFLNFDKTFAETRIVSAQQKNGVVMPDHRKRRDNRPQCEVIKAELKEKTSKHNHKPLRPTELSQRQSENKRAVNHSSGRSAPGTRRDIVPKCNGGLVKVNSNQTVVKVPTTPTSPVKNWGGFRIPKKGERQQQGESPEEMCHQNSSYPYLGVGKVSPKDRAKSKLKPDSENDGYVPDAEMSDSESEVAEKKCRQQRLSPNSSISRRTDIIRRSILAS; from the exons GTCTGTCTACCTGGTCCCAGCATTCCAGATCTCGACGTCGGAGGACTTCCTGTTCCAGGCATGAAGATCGAAAACCTTCTGAG GTGTTCAGAACGGACCTGATCACTGCCATGAAGTTACATGACTCCTTCCAGCTGAACCCTGATGAATACTATGTGCTGGCAGACCCCTGGAGGCAGGAGTGGGAAAAGGGAGTGCAGGTGCCAGTTAGCCCAGGGACCATCCCAGAACCAGTAGCCAG GATTGTGTCTGAGACAAAAGCTGTCACGTTCACACGTCCCAGGAAGTACATCGCTTCGTCAGGCTCGGAGCCTCCAGAGCTGGGCTATGTCGACATCCGGGCCTTAGCAGACAGCGTGTGTCGCTACGATCTCAATGATGTGGACGTAGCATGGTTGCAACTTGCCAACGAAGAATTCAAAGAAATGG GGATGCCTGAGCTGGACGAGTACACAATGGAAAGGGTCATAGAGGAGTTCGAACAACGGTGCTATGACAACATGAACCATGCTATTGAGACAGAAGAAGGACTTGGGATTGAATATGATGAAGATGTTGTCTGTGACGTCTGTCAGTCTCCAGATGGAGAAGATGGCAATGAAATGGTGTTTTGTGACAAATGCAATATTTGTGTGCATCAG GCATGTTACGGGATCCTGAAGGTGCCGGAGGGCAGTTGGCTCTGCAGGACCTGCGCGCTCGGTGTTCAGCCCAAGTGCTTGCTGTGTCCCAAGAAGGGTGGCGCCATGAAGCCGACCCGGAGTGGCACCAAGTGGGTTCATgtcagctgtgctctgtggaTTCCAGAG gTGAGCATTGGAAGTCCAGAGAAAATGGAGCCCATTACAAAAGTGTCTCACATTCCCAGCAGTAGATGGGCATTGGTGTGCAGCCTTTGTAGTGAAAAAGTGGGGGCTTCTATACAG TGTTCAGTGAAGAACTGCAGAACAGCCTTTCATGTCACCTGTGCTTTTGACCGTGGCTTGGAGATGAAGACAATACTGGCAGAGAACGATGAGGTGAAATTCAAGTCGTACTGTCCCAAGCACAGCTCCACCAAGAAAGCAGATGACGAGACCTTCAGCGAGAGCCTGGGCCAAGAGAATGGGAACGTGATTCAGGACAGCTCTCTTCCTGCCCACATCGACCCTTTCCACAGCATGGATCAAAACCAGGAGGAGGCCCACAGAGTCAGCCTCCGCAAGCAaaagctccagcagctggaggacgAGTTCTATACTTTTGTTGAGTCTTCGGAAGTGGCTAAAGTGCTGCGGCTGCCCGAGGAGCCGGTGGGATTCCTTTATGAGTACtggaagctgaaaagaaaagccaacTTCAATAAGCCTTTGATTACCCCAAAGAAGGATGAAGAGGACAATCTGGCCAAACGAGAGCAGGACGTTCTGTTCagaaggctgcagctcttcacaCACCTCCGGCAGGATCTGGAGCGG GTGCGTAATCTCACTTACATGGTGACCCGAAGGGAGAAAATCAAGAGATCTGTTTGCAAAGTTCAAGAACAGATATTTAACATCTACGCAAAGCAGTTGGAACAAGAAAGAATTTCAG GTGTGCCTTCCTCATTCTCCTCAATGGAAAACGTGGTGTTGTTCAAGAGTCCATCTTTGGGTCCTGACGCCCCTAAGATAGAGGATTTAAAATGGCATTCTGCATTCTTCAGGAAACAAATGGGCACATCTCTAACGCActctttgaaaaaaacacacaagagaGACAGAGTAAGAAATAGCTCTGGGAACGACAGCAAATCCATGTTGAGGCAGCCCAGCCAGAGGGAAGGTGGTGCGGCTCCAGgtagctttttaaattttgacaAGACCTTTGCAGAAACACGGATTGTatcagcacagcagaaaaatggcGTAGTTATGCCAGaccacagaaaaagaagagacaaTCGTCCGCAATGCGAGGTAATCAAGGCAGaactaaaggaaaaaacttCCAAACACAACCATAAACCACTGAGACCCACAGAACTCTCTCAGAGgcaatcagaaaacaaaagggcTGTGAACCACTCCAGTGGTAGGTCAGCACCTGGCACACGGAGAGATATAGTGCCTAAATGCAATGGGGGTCTTGTCAAAGTAAACTCTAATCAGACAGTAGTTAAAGTGCCTACAACACCCACGAGCCCAGTGAAAAACTGGGGCGGATTCCGAATTCcaaagaagggggagaggcagcagcagggcgaGAGCCCAGAGGAGATGTGCCACCAGAACTCCAGCTACCCCTACCTGGGTGTGGGCAAAGTTTCACCGAAGGACAGGGCAAAAAGCAAGCTAAAGCCGGACAGCGAGAATGATGGGTATGTCCCCGATGCGGAAATGAGTGACTCAGAATCTGaagtggctgaaaaaaaatgcagacagcaGAGGCTCAGTCCAAATAGCTCTATCAGCAGGAGGACGGACATTATTAGGAGAAGCATTCTGGCATCCTGA
- the JADE1 gene encoding protein Jade-1 isoform X2, which yields MAVCLPGPSIPDLDVGGLPVPGMKIENLLRIVSETKAVTFTRPRKYIASSGSEPPELGYVDIRALADSVCRYDLNDVDVAWLQLANEEFKEMGMPELDEYTMERVIEEFEQRCYDNMNHAIETEEGLGIEYDEDVVCDVCQSPDGEDGNEMVFCDKCNICVHQACYGILKVPEGSWLCRTCALGVQPKCLLCPKKGGAMKPTRSGTKWVHVSCALWIPEVSIGSPEKMEPITKVSHIPSSRWALVCSLCSEKVGASIQCSVKNCRTAFHVTCAFDRGLEMKTILAENDEVKFKSYCPKHSSTKKADDETFSESLGQENGNVIQDSSLPAHIDPFHSMDQNQEEAHRVSLRKQKLQQLEDEFYTFVESSEVAKVLRLPEEPVGFLYEYWKLKRKANFNKPLITPKKDEEDNLAKREQDVLFRRLQLFTHLRQDLERVRNLTYMVTRREKIKRSVCKVQEQIFNIYAKQLEQERISGVPSSFSSMENVVLFKSPSLGPDAPKIEDLKWHSAFFRKQMGTSLTHSLKKTHKRDRVRNSSGNDSKSMLRQPSQREGGAAPGSFLNFDKTFAETRIVSAQQKNGVVMPDHRKRRDNRPQCEVIKAELKEKTSKHNHKPLRPTELSQRQSENKRAVNHSSGRSAPGTRRDIVPKCNGGLVKVNSNQTVVKVPTTPTSPVKNWGGFRIPKKGERQQQGESPEEMCHQNSSYPYLGVGKVSPKDRAKSKLKPDSENDGYVPDAEMSDSESEVAEKKCRQQRLSPNSSISRRTDIIRRSILAS from the exons GTCTGTCTACCTGGTCCCAGCATTCCAGATCTCGACGTCGGAGGACTTCCTGTTCCAGGCATGAAGATCGAAAACCTTCTGAG GATTGTGTCTGAGACAAAAGCTGTCACGTTCACACGTCCCAGGAAGTACATCGCTTCGTCAGGCTCGGAGCCTCCAGAGCTGGGCTATGTCGACATCCGGGCCTTAGCAGACAGCGTGTGTCGCTACGATCTCAATGATGTGGACGTAGCATGGTTGCAACTTGCCAACGAAGAATTCAAAGAAATGG GGATGCCTGAGCTGGACGAGTACACAATGGAAAGGGTCATAGAGGAGTTCGAACAACGGTGCTATGACAACATGAACCATGCTATTGAGACAGAAGAAGGACTTGGGATTGAATATGATGAAGATGTTGTCTGTGACGTCTGTCAGTCTCCAGATGGAGAAGATGGCAATGAAATGGTGTTTTGTGACAAATGCAATATTTGTGTGCATCAG GCATGTTACGGGATCCTGAAGGTGCCGGAGGGCAGTTGGCTCTGCAGGACCTGCGCGCTCGGTGTTCAGCCCAAGTGCTTGCTGTGTCCCAAGAAGGGTGGCGCCATGAAGCCGACCCGGAGTGGCACCAAGTGGGTTCATgtcagctgtgctctgtggaTTCCAGAG gTGAGCATTGGAAGTCCAGAGAAAATGGAGCCCATTACAAAAGTGTCTCACATTCCCAGCAGTAGATGGGCATTGGTGTGCAGCCTTTGTAGTGAAAAAGTGGGGGCTTCTATACAG TGTTCAGTGAAGAACTGCAGAACAGCCTTTCATGTCACCTGTGCTTTTGACCGTGGCTTGGAGATGAAGACAATACTGGCAGAGAACGATGAGGTGAAATTCAAGTCGTACTGTCCCAAGCACAGCTCCACCAAGAAAGCAGATGACGAGACCTTCAGCGAGAGCCTGGGCCAAGAGAATGGGAACGTGATTCAGGACAGCTCTCTTCCTGCCCACATCGACCCTTTCCACAGCATGGATCAAAACCAGGAGGAGGCCCACAGAGTCAGCCTCCGCAAGCAaaagctccagcagctggaggacgAGTTCTATACTTTTGTTGAGTCTTCGGAAGTGGCTAAAGTGCTGCGGCTGCCCGAGGAGCCGGTGGGATTCCTTTATGAGTACtggaagctgaaaagaaaagccaacTTCAATAAGCCTTTGATTACCCCAAAGAAGGATGAAGAGGACAATCTGGCCAAACGAGAGCAGGACGTTCTGTTCagaaggctgcagctcttcacaCACCTCCGGCAGGATCTGGAGCGG GTGCGTAATCTCACTTACATGGTGACCCGAAGGGAGAAAATCAAGAGATCTGTTTGCAAAGTTCAAGAACAGATATTTAACATCTACGCAAAGCAGTTGGAACAAGAAAGAATTTCAG GTGTGCCTTCCTCATTCTCCTCAATGGAAAACGTGGTGTTGTTCAAGAGTCCATCTTTGGGTCCTGACGCCCCTAAGATAGAGGATTTAAAATGGCATTCTGCATTCTTCAGGAAACAAATGGGCACATCTCTAACGCActctttgaaaaaaacacacaagagaGACAGAGTAAGAAATAGCTCTGGGAACGACAGCAAATCCATGTTGAGGCAGCCCAGCCAGAGGGAAGGTGGTGCGGCTCCAGgtagctttttaaattttgacaAGACCTTTGCAGAAACACGGATTGTatcagcacagcagaaaaatggcGTAGTTATGCCAGaccacagaaaaagaagagacaaTCGTCCGCAATGCGAGGTAATCAAGGCAGaactaaaggaaaaaacttCCAAACACAACCATAAACCACTGAGACCCACAGAACTCTCTCAGAGgcaatcagaaaacaaaagggcTGTGAACCACTCCAGTGGTAGGTCAGCACCTGGCACACGGAGAGATATAGTGCCTAAATGCAATGGGGGTCTTGTCAAAGTAAACTCTAATCAGACAGTAGTTAAAGTGCCTACAACACCCACGAGCCCAGTGAAAAACTGGGGCGGATTCCGAATTCcaaagaagggggagaggcagcagcagggcgaGAGCCCAGAGGAGATGTGCCACCAGAACTCCAGCTACCCCTACCTGGGTGTGGGCAAAGTTTCACCGAAGGACAGGGCAAAAAGCAAGCTAAAGCCGGACAGCGAGAATGATGGGTATGTCCCCGATGCGGAAATGAGTGACTCAGAATCTGaagtggctgaaaaaaaatgcagacagcaGAGGCTCAGTCCAAATAGCTCTATCAGCAGGAGGACGGACATTATTAGGAGAAGCATTCTGGCATCCTGA